A DNA window from Enoplosus armatus isolate fEnoArm2 chromosome 9, fEnoArm2.hap1, whole genome shotgun sequence contains the following coding sequences:
- the rragca gene encoding ras-related GTP binding Ca isoform X2 — translation MSIQYEVEQLADSYGVADSFPKDFGYGEEEADIEDSPAPSDSKPRILLMGLRRSGKSSIQKIWDFPGQVDFFDPTFDYEMIFRGTGALIFVIDAQDDYVEALGRLHLTVSRAYRVNPEINFEVFIHKVDGLSDDHKIETQRDIHQRANDDLADASLEKLHLSFYLTSIYDHSIFEAFSKVVQKLIPQLPTLENLLNIFISNSGIEKAFLFDVVSKIYIATDSSPVDMQSYELCCDMIDVVIDVSCIYGLREDGSGSAYDKESMAIIKLNNTTVLYLKEVTKFLALVCILREESFERKGLIDYNFHCFRKAIHEVFEVGVSTQRPGSQAVGSPCTKAVALNGTPRNTV, via the exons ATGTCGATTCAGTACGAGGTGGAACAGCTGGCTGACAGCTACGGGGTTGCAGACTCGTTCCCCAAAGATTTCGGTTATGGGGAAGAGGAGGCCGACATCGAGGACAGCCCGGCGCCGTCCGACAGCAAGCCGAGAATCCTGCTCATGGGTTTGAGAAGAAGTGGCAAATCATCGATACAGAAG ATTTGGGACTTCCCGGGTCAGGTTGACTTCTTCGACCCCACCTTCGACTACGAGATGATCTTCAGAGGAACCGGGGCTTTGATATTTGTCATCGATGCTCAG GATGATTATGTGGAGGCCCTGGGCCGGCTGCACCTCACCGTGTCGCGGGCCTACCGAGTCAATCCAGAGATCAACTTCGAGGTGTTTATCCACAAAGTGGACGGCCTCTCAGACGATCACAAGATCGAGACCCAGAGAGACATCCATCAGAGAGCCAATGACGATCTGGCAGACGCTAGCTTAGAAAAGCTGCATCTCAG CTTTTACTTGACGAGTATTTACGACCACTCCATCTTTGAGGCCTTCAGCAAAGTGGTGCAGAAGCTCATCCCTCAGCTTCCCACTCTGGAGAACCTcctaaacattttcatttct AATTCAGGGATAGAGAAGGCCTTTCTGTTTGATGTGGTCAGTAAGATCTACATCGCCACAGACAGCTCTCCTGTAGACATGCAGTCCTATGAGCTGTGCTGTGATATGATCGATGTGGTCATTGACGTCTCCTGCATCTACGG TCTGAGGGAGGACGGCAGCGGCAGTGCCTACGACAAGGAGTCCATGGCCATCATCAAGCTCAACAACACCACTGTGCTGTACCTGAAAGAGGTCACCAAGTTCCTGGCCCTTGTCTGCATCCTGCGAGAAGAAAGCTTCGAGCGCAAAG GATTGATAGACTACAACTTCCACTGTTTCCGGAAGGCCATCCATGAAGTATTCGAGGTGGGCGTTTCCACCCAGCGTCCAGGCTCCCAGGCGGTGGGCTCGCCCTGCACCAAGGCCGTTGCACTGAACGGCACGCCGCGTAACACTGTCTAG
- the rragca gene encoding ras-related GTP binding Ca isoform X1, which produces MSIQYEVEQLADSYGVADSFPKDFGYGEEEADIEDSPAPSDSKPRILLMGLRRSGKSSIQKVVFHKMSPNETLFLESTNKIYKDDISSSSFVNFQIWDFPGQVDFFDPTFDYEMIFRGTGALIFVIDAQDDYVEALGRLHLTVSRAYRVNPEINFEVFIHKVDGLSDDHKIETQRDIHQRANDDLADASLEKLHLSFYLTSIYDHSIFEAFSKVVQKLIPQLPTLENLLNIFISNSGIEKAFLFDVVSKIYIATDSSPVDMQSYELCCDMIDVVIDVSCIYGLREDGSGSAYDKESMAIIKLNNTTVLYLKEVTKFLALVCILREESFERKGLIDYNFHCFRKAIHEVFEVGVSTQRPGSQAVGSPCTKAVALNGTPRNTV; this is translated from the exons ATGTCGATTCAGTACGAGGTGGAACAGCTGGCTGACAGCTACGGGGTTGCAGACTCGTTCCCCAAAGATTTCGGTTATGGGGAAGAGGAGGCCGACATCGAGGACAGCCCGGCGCCGTCCGACAGCAAGCCGAGAATCCTGCTCATGGGTTTGAGAAGAAGTGGCAAATCATCGATACAGAAG GTGGTGTTCCACAAAATGTCTCCCAATGAGACCTTGTTCCTGGAGAGCACCAACAAGATCTACAAGGACGacatctccagcagctcctttGTCAACTTCCAGATTTGGGACTTCCCGGGTCAGGTTGACTTCTTCGACCCCACCTTCGACTACGAGATGATCTTCAGAGGAACCGGGGCTTTGATATTTGTCATCGATGCTCAG GATGATTATGTGGAGGCCCTGGGCCGGCTGCACCTCACCGTGTCGCGGGCCTACCGAGTCAATCCAGAGATCAACTTCGAGGTGTTTATCCACAAAGTGGACGGCCTCTCAGACGATCACAAGATCGAGACCCAGAGAGACATCCATCAGAGAGCCAATGACGATCTGGCAGACGCTAGCTTAGAAAAGCTGCATCTCAG CTTTTACTTGACGAGTATTTACGACCACTCCATCTTTGAGGCCTTCAGCAAAGTGGTGCAGAAGCTCATCCCTCAGCTTCCCACTCTGGAGAACCTcctaaacattttcatttct AATTCAGGGATAGAGAAGGCCTTTCTGTTTGATGTGGTCAGTAAGATCTACATCGCCACAGACAGCTCTCCTGTAGACATGCAGTCCTATGAGCTGTGCTGTGATATGATCGATGTGGTCATTGACGTCTCCTGCATCTACGG TCTGAGGGAGGACGGCAGCGGCAGTGCCTACGACAAGGAGTCCATGGCCATCATCAAGCTCAACAACACCACTGTGCTGTACCTGAAAGAGGTCACCAAGTTCCTGGCCCTTGTCTGCATCCTGCGAGAAGAAAGCTTCGAGCGCAAAG GATTGATAGACTACAACTTCCACTGTTTCCGGAAGGCCATCCATGAAGTATTCGAGGTGGGCGTTTCCACCCAGCGTCCAGGCTCCCAGGCGGTGGGCTCGCCCTGCACCAAGGCCGTTGCACTGAACGGCACGCCGCGTAACACTGTCTAG